Within the Salvia hispanica cultivar TCC Black 2014 chromosome 4, UniMelb_Shisp_WGS_1.0, whole genome shotgun sequence genome, the region TTTCCACCGTGTGTTGTGTCTGATTTTTGTGCTGTTTGATTATAACTGCAACACGAAATCTATATTACATTTCCTCTGTTTCTTTCCCTTGTGTCCGCTAATCAATGTtctcttttgttatttaataataatagaatgatttcaaaattttctctgttatttttgtcattaggcaaattttttaattgttaaattttctCTGTGTATAAGCCACTTTTTGAAATACTATGTTTTTTACACATAAATTCGGGAATGAAGTATTATCTATATTGAGTgtgtgaatatatataatacaaataaataattcatccATCCAGCAATATGAGtcaatagtaataatataaagaaaaatgggttgaataagttaatggaatatgtgtctcacttatatatattagttttataataaaatttgagtagAATAAGCTGGTGAAATATGTGgcctacttatcatttatggtaaaaaataaaatagtgtcTTATTATGGGATtaaccaaaatggcaaaataggACTTTTATTGTGGGATGGAAGGAATATAAATTTGAACACCGGATGGACTCGAAATTCAGATCCTTGGCTTCATACATTACCATTCTATCAACTAGACCAATTACAAATATGAAGGCTTTACCACTTCTTAGTATAATGTAATGAAACGAAGATAGGAATAGAAGGAATGAAATGATAATTTCGTTTTCTTTGTATTTCCATTccattattttcttcattctaaAGTACCAAGTAAGTAGAATAAAAGCAGGAGTCACGTTATTCCATTACATAAGTCATTGTTGtcatttatttctataataaattcattatcattatatatGAGCATTACTTACACGTATAAAACAAGAAGCAGCCCATGAGTTAACGTAATTactattttgaattattccgATGCATATATTCTTCATTGGTGGCAAATCGTGTTTGATATAAAAGGTCATGTATAAAAGTGggtttattctataaataatttgttcATATAGACCTTTAAAATATCAGGCAGAAAGGAATTCACTTTAATGTTTTAGATGCTCTTTTTGCATAATTTAAGATATCAATAACCGGCCTCGGAAAACTCTAATTCCTGAGGATGATGATAACTTGGAGTATTAGATAATGTTTGGAATATTTGGATAAATGCTCTTTAACGAATTGTGTTTACATTGACGGTAATGTAGCTTTTTATCTCTTCAAGATTTCACTTCTAATTTAtacaatcaaattataatttgtttttttttttatgttaaaacacatgattagtttttttttcttactttaatgCATTTAACAATATGCCAATTTTAAATGGAATGCATGAAGTACTATCTGACTataaatttaagtaaaaaattaaaattaaatatacggATTTGTATCGAAATATTTGATGGTGAAATATACTCCTCTTGTCTCATGTATAATGATTTTGGGAACGGCAtaagttttaatatgaaattagtaaagtagaagagaaataggaaaaaagttagttgtAGTACTCTTGGTAGAGAATGAGGATTGGGGTCCAATTTTTAATAGAGAAAAGCATACCTACTATTTTTAAGGGAAATAGTGAatatattgtactccctccgtccctctgtagtagaggcgtttcttttcggcacgagatttaagaaaaattattttaagggAGATGAgttaagagagaataaagtagaaaggaaaaaggtagagagataaagagagaacaaagtaaaagagggttaacaacaaaaaagaaatatactatttttttgccaaaaaaaaattaacccGGCTACAATGGAACAAtctaaaaaagaatacgactcagcTACATAAGGACGAAGTGAGTAAAGATAAATAACTcaaaaacacaagaaaattGATCGATAGAAACTCAACTAAGGTGGCGTTcggttgtcatgactaataatcatgagactatccatctaggattaagttgtgagattattttagttggaagggggaagctatgactaattatcatgagactatccatctaagattaagttgtagggtttaatcttatgaaccaaatataatacatatttaatcatgggATTTAGTCTTGACAACCGAACACCTCCTAAGAGAAAATAATCATCATAACGATAGTTGCACAATTAAAAGGTTTTTAGCTAAGATATAGAAGATACAACATGAAAAAATGTCTCTAGCAACAAACTAGCCTATCTTGTgctacaaaaaaaatcttccataatttatatgaaaaaaaatcgatGTTGCAAAAGATCTGGTACAAAGTTGTAAACGATGAAGGATAGATCAACAAGCTACCACTTCAAACATAGTAGAATATCAACTCCAACGGTCAAAATCTAATTGATACTCCTCCAACGTACTACTTCATCCGATCTCAAcagtagagtcatttcatttttgacactcattttagaaaaatgataataaataattaaaatgaataaagagtatagtaagagaaagaattaTATAAAGAAGACTTTTATCtccattactttttttcactatAATTTTTCTCCGCtgtaactatttattatcatttaaaaaaacaagtatagattataaaatgactctactacggtggaaaaatgagagtatttaatattgagACCTACATGAATGAAGATTTCCAACCTTCAAATGTGATCGGTCACAACGAAGTGCTGCACATTCAAAGTATCTTACTTGAGATCACACATACATTTCCTTGAATCTAAGCCAAACATTTTAAACATTCTAAGCCTATCatatccaaatattttttttcttcattgtaaaaatttatttgcCTAATCGGAACAACCTTCAAATTTAATCCTCATCcacaaattatgaattaagtgttattatgaataaaaatagatagaCAACATATCTCATGCAAGAGATACCTAGTCATGCTCCTAGGGAATAGAATATACCTCTTCATTGCTTATCTTCTTGTTGTAGATGATTGTTTCCAGTTACCCAAGTCTCTCCACAAAAGGATTCGAACCTCAAATCTTCTAATAAATTACCCGAAGTTTGAATATTGGTTGGGGCGTTGGGCAATAAACTACTCCTAAATATAGGAAGGAGAAAATATCAAAGATGGACAGAGatgagattttttaaaatatgtagtagtgatcttaaaaaattatgataaatatgTTATTATGTGATCTCATGTTCCTTCTCTTAATTATAGAGAACTGATGGGATTGGTAATGGATCTAATAAGAATTGGGCATGATGCCTTCTCTTAATTAATAACgttgtgatttaattaaattgagtctACTCTAATTAAAGTCCATTAGGAATATTGATTAGTGTCACTATTGTAATCAATATTGACTTACCATCCAAATCCTAATTATCTAAGTTCGGgcttctttttaatttattttatttcctcatgtttatgatattttatgtcAATTTAATCAAGCTTGTTGTtagctcaatttaattaatttgctgGGTAAGAGTGTTGAGCTTTGAAACAACCCCTACTTATTTTACTAGAATAAATTCCaattatctatatatttatgtacaaTTACTTCTTTTCAAAACATCTATTGGGCATAGTATCATCTTCAAACAcaatatgtactccctctgtctcataaaaataaggacactttcctttttcataaaattattccatttccatttatagaaaCTTCTACAAAACTCATTAcatatatacatcaatttaattacactatAGCCCACCATTAAACCCTGATAATAATATGGAtttcactatccactaactttattttaactactctcccttctcttcatctcttacactatatgcattattttttgtgtcgtcccaaatatttttattttttttgggacggagggagtataaagttTCAGTACTAGTTTATCTCGCATACGGAGTACCATTACACAAGATACCAAGAGATACCAATTAATCCTAATTCTGAGTTGTTGGGGTTATCTACAAAAGTACAACCCAATTGAAGTTAGGGAACTGTATACAAAATGTTCTAAAAGTGGATCacagtttttaaaattttccagcCATTATTGATATGGCCTTGTGTTCTTATATGTTCAATTTGAACTAGCACCCACTTTGACATTGCTTAAATTGTTTGCTTAGCTAGTGATTGTTTGTCTCTAAATTATGCTTTTACTTAATTGATTGCATAATGATTTCTATGCTGACCTTTAACTagggttttaattttagtatagGTATTCTTACTCGTGATTTTAGGACAAGTCCTTTAAAAGGAGGGGATGATGCGAATCCAGCCGTTTAATGTCGAGGGAAAAGTCGATCAATCTAATCATTCAACAACAATGGCCGGTACTGGACCTAGACCCCCCTTACAGCCGTCCTTCGAGTCAGAGGGTGTGTTATCCGGCCGGGTGGCACCACGACAAGGACCTAACCGACCGGGTGTTTGACAAATGAGTCAAAAGGAGTCACTTGGCCGAGTGACCTTGTGGGTCATCTATGTACCTGGATCGGTAAAACATCAGCGGAGGCAGAGGATTTCACCTAATTGGGTAATGAGGGTGCTTAGCTCCACCCGTCCATGGCGCATGCGAGGCGAGTCAGAGGCCCGTACTTGGCCTAGTAGCTAACCGACTTTAGTACTACCCGACCGAGTAGTGCACATTGGAAGCTGCCTTTTCAATCAAGTCACACTCTATGCATTTGACTTGGTCcccttagtataaatacccaATGTGGAGTATTCATTTCtagatcaaattttattattgtaaacCCTTAAAACTCTATCTTTTGCCTTTGTGAGATTCTATCAATTCCACATTCAATTGTGTTGATTTGTCAATTGATTATGTCTTCTAGATTGAATGTTGCTAGATAGGTGGAGCCAATTTAGGTTGTTCTTTTGGTGAAAGTAGCCATTAGATTGCCTTCAGAACGATTGAAGGAGGTCCAAGATCCATtggtattaaaaataaaaaggaacaATACTGAGAAATGTAAACAAATCTGTCTCGTTGGTtgtattctatttattatgggATGCTAAGGAGCTAGGtaatcatattaatattaattagggTATAAAGAAGGGTGGAGATTGAAGATTCCCTTACAGCTAAAACTATAAACATTGATTTTGCAAATCAACTAGGACTTAAACATGTTCCATTTATTTCTTtgtgaatattaaattttcttgAGAATATTCTTGTTACTCATGCATTTGGTTTTACGCGTAAGCTAAAGATATAATATATGGGTATAACACAGCACATATTGGTTCAATCATACATTACGTGAttctttattcaaaattattaaaaatgatagacacgatacaaattatttatcttGTAATTAAAGATTCAGATCAATGAAATTCCTGcctaaaactaatactattatGTTGAGTTTACTTGCAATACATGGCAAGAAATGAATTGATTGTACGTTAACACGTGTTGTCAACTTTGACAGCAAGAAAAGTGGTTTAAGAATCCGTCTAGTCTTCCATCCAAATTGGGCAAACATTTTGTTCCACAAATATCCTCTATGTTACAGTAATTCGTGAATTTGGGCAATgagtgtatataaatataatagaatAGATCAGGTAGATGTTCAAATAGAATTTAATTCTCTCGTGACCTGTAAAACACAActaatgattttatatattttgcgGTTGTTGACAAAAGATgtacaaatttattatgtaaaataaattatcccAAAAAGGCgcaatagtattataaaaaaaattgctttatttatgaaaacttaaaataacAAGTATATGGTGAGAGATTTTCAAAGAGTAATGGCACTACTATATAACTTACTAACTTGTTACAGAAGTTATACTGTAATACTTGATTTAGTACTAAATTAAAACCATCACATATTTTTTGTagtttacttttatttaaaatatatattagtactccctccgtccccaaagaatatgcactttagATTCGACACtgattttaatgcaaaattaataaagtaagaggggtagaaagaaaaagtaattaaaatattactatttggGAACGAGtctcaccttattagagagaaaagagtttacaaaattggaaaatgcaTAATCTTGTGGAatgaactaaaaagaaaaacgtggATATTCTtctgggacagagggagtagatatttacaatttttataaataaaaataaatatatttcacaCGTATGAAAAAACACTTTTTGTGATTAAACTCGTAAGGATGATACTTACAttggattaaaataataagaacAGGATCGAGCACAATCACAGAGGAGTGCAACACTACAACtcataaaaattacatagagcCTTCTCGGTACGATAGAATTGGAATAAGGATGGAGCGGAATAAAAGTAAGAATGAGATGAAGATAATAATGAGATGACAATTTCTTTGTATATTCATTACATTCCCTCCCCCATTCTATTATATCAAGCAAGTGAATAGAATAAAAGTAACAAATCATATTCTTCGATCATACCAAGAAAAACCTCAGTTAGTAATGCAGGATTGGCTCAAGGGATTATAGGTTAAAACTTCCAAGAATATGACGGaaagtaaaacaaatataCATAAGACGCATATAACGGTTTCctttgcttttcttttgttgTATTCCCAAACCAATATAGATCATATCATATCTAAAAGGTCTCATCGGAATCTGGTTATAGATACACATTAAAAATCTTATATCGGCCGGGAGGGACGGGATGGGAGGGGCTAATGCGTTTTTAgctaaagaaaaaaatcaggTACAACAATCTGTTTCCAAGTTAGTCGACTACCAACGTTGCACCTCATCTACTAACCTTGTCTCAGTCTGCTTTCTTGTTAGTGTCTTCATCAGTCTCTTCAGcctttgattttgattcatCAAATGCCAACAACTGCATTAAATCAGTTTATATTATGAGATTGAGAATATAACTAGAGTTTTTAAGAAAACAATATACTAGGCCCTACATTATagtaagagaaataagaaCTCCTAAGCTAGTTTACGTTAAGGATGTAAAATTTGACAGATAGATTGATAGATAGATAGTTTGGTAGGGATGTAATCAtatacaaactctatatattgtacaaactctaaACTATGATCTTGACGGTTAGATGTCAACATTTGATTTATGATAAATAACCTCatcagaaaatgtcaacacaacgtCAACATTGTCAACCAATTGacgttgtgttgacattttctgttgattTTTATGTGTTGACATCCAATCTTGAAATCtaacggtccagatcataatttggagtttgaaGGACAAAGATGCAGtgtgcattttatcactaccctagtTTGGTGAATATAAAGTTGGAACTCATCTCTTTTAATAATGCTTCAATCCACTCATTTAAATCAAGGACATTTCGTATACTTCTATACCTCTAGCAAATACATTATGGTGGGTATatgatattgtattaaaagaaaatacaaaagaatTATTGACTTACGGGTTTGACTTCACCATTCCATATACAGTGTGCAGCCAAAAATCCAATGACACCGGGCACAATATACAACAGAGCAGGCTGGAGAAATAATTAGAATTGAAAAACACAGATtaggaaatataataaacGAGTATCTTTTTGGGCAAAATATCCACTCTTCAAGAAGATTACTCACTTGTGCAGCTTGAAACCAGTTCATTACGATGATTGTGGCAACTAGACCAGCTGTATATCCTAGGAAAGCACTCTTAAAATATTGGCTGTCCTTCCCTCTCGAGACATCAAATCTTAGAGCTAATGCTACAAAAATCCCTGAAAAGTACATGCCAAATCAAACAACTGATTCATCTAGAGTGTAATTCAGTCATACATGAAGAACAGCTACCAATTGAACAAAGGAAGAATACTCAATGTACCAAGCCACCTATCCAGATGagacatgcaaaaatgatgcaCCAAGTATAACTAAATTTTTCTCTTATCTATTACTCCTAAATCCCTTCCCTTGTTAAGTGAAATGGTTGAAAACTGAAatgtatatacataaatacatatatacataaatacatatacaaaTATCTTGTTTTTTACATGCGCCACACGCACCATTTCGCTAGTTAATGACAAAGGACATGGTGATGATATTCTACTCATGTGCAGTTGTGATGGCTATTAAATGACACTCTACCAGTAGATAAAAGCGAAAAGGTGCTCAAATCATAAAATCTAAAACTGGAAGTAAAAAAGTTCATACCAGGAATCACTATATCACCAAGTCCTAACATTGAAAATGGGCGAGCAGAATCTGctgtagggaacaaaagctgCAATGAGCAGAGAAAGATTAATTATACTgaaatttctgaatttttacAAGGAACAAGGCCATGCCAGGTAAGGTATATTATAGAGTTGAAGCATGCACCTTTATTGGGGCATCAAAAGATTTCGCAACGCTAACCATAACTGGGGTGAAAAAAACCCAGAATATGTCATACACAAAAAGACCAGCCTGTTATTGGCAGAATATAACCATTAAGTAGCGAACAAAATGGAGAAAACAACTGTcagaaaaaatatatccgAAAGCTTCCTCTCGGCTCATAAAGCAATGGAACTACGCTAGGTAGTTTCTGTGTGAGtcatataataaaacattaatctTTACCAATAGAATAGCACCAGTCTTGAATGAACCAAGTGAAAGCATTTCAATTCCCTGAAATTGTtatgtagaaaaaaataaagatgaaaatgGTAAGAAAGCTggttcaaaaataaaatgattcaaGAGCTCTAAGGTTCAATGTGCATCAGCTGgaattccataatttatatagtaaGTCGGATGCAccaagataaaatattactccctccgtcccacataattttacacattttgacccggcacgggttttaagaaatgtaatggaaagtaagttgaaatagttggtgggatgtgggtcctacttttaaagtattagttttataataaaatgtgagtagaaatgagttagtggaatatggggtccactaccaaaaatggtaaaagtgaaatgggtaaaattatgtgggacggcccaaaatggaatactgggtaaaattatgtgggacggagggagtatcagtTATAGTGTGATAACCTGAATGGAGAAGGCAAGCCCCAAGATATTGTTAGCTAGCCAATGCTTCTGTTTAGCATACCACGCGCAAAAGAACGTTCCAGGAATTGCAGCAATTATCTGTGATTTTGTAAACTCAACCTCCAAAGCTGATAAATAAGAAGAATGTCTTCATATTACAAGCAACAAAAAGTTGAGCAGATTGAACAGAAGGCttcaaaaaaaatgcattagATAAAGATCTTAAATGACATGAAATATCATGGCCAAACTATTGAGCACCATCTTAGTTCCAAATCCAATCACAGAAAACAGTTGCCATCAATTAGCTATCCAACTAATCAAGTAAAAAATCCTTCATATTCTAGACAAAAGACCCTAATTAGTTTGAATAAGGCCAAACTATCTAACATCTCAAAGTTTCCAATCGCAGAAAGCAGTTGTCAGCAACTGACATTCCAATTAAACGAAGTGAAAAATCCTTCTTTTTCCAGACGAAAGGCCATAATCAGTTCTCAAAAATGTAAACATCTTACATCTAAATTTTAGATATACTCTCACATagcaaaagaagaaaaaggaaaactgAACATCTCCACATACATCACAACACGTTCAACTTTACAGCAATGGAATGTTTCCAAATCCACATGAACGCCAATTATCAGATGGCAGAGAACAGACGGTTGAACCAACAAAGTTAACTAACAAATCATTGTCCGAATAGGTCaaagaacataattttttgCCCACACCCATGGAAGTAGATAACGAACAAATTTGCATAAAAGAATCACATATTATCCATCTGACTTACCCAAAAACATCCATCAACAAATCAAAACATTTGagaattattttcattatcaaTTTCAAAGAATAGAGGTCTCCATGGACCATACAGAGAACACCAGAATATATAGTAGGTTGTCTATTTTGCCTGTTAATAAGTATCCTGTCTTGTTCGATAATTAGTATGCTAACTCAGAAAATTAGAAAGAACCACATTCCAATGTTCACAATTTTTTTGCCCCCGTTGCCATTTTGGGTATAACTAAGTATAATTCACAGTCAAATGAAtgcattttgttataaaatctATCCTCAGTCAACCCAAAACTGTAGTCCAAGTCAACTAAGATGTGAGTATTATCTTTTATTGAAGATCTGCAACTATAGAATGAAATGTGAGCAGCAAAACCAGGGATTCCCAacagaaaaatgtgacaagtgacaaccaaaaaaattgttatggatgatagaatatataattagataCACAGAGGTCTTGGTGAGTTCATACACTGAAAATATGGGAGGCGCAATgtgataatattatcattcCATGGTTTGGGCAGGAATCCCTTAATTTCAGGTAGCAGGGTTGCCCTACAAAGTCGAGACAAAGTAAGAATATTAATAGAACATTATACTAAAACACCGATACTAAGCTAAATAAGATATAGCCCATATGAGTAACTTACCCTAGTGCAGCAATCCCaagtacaaaaaaataacacgTCAAAACAGCATTAACCAAGTCTTTCGAtagaaatttgaaaagtaaaaacagCGACAGCAACATTGCACTCCCAACCAATGGAAACCGCATGGCATGTTCGTTGGACATcgtttcctaaaatatttaatcgCAGGACCAACGAAAGTTGATTACAAATTCCTCAAGCCACAGGGTTCATTAGATGGAAATGTAACGGAATCCAACTTACTGATGGTGGAGTAGGTTTAACAGAGCGATAACATCCCACGTAGACAGTTAGACAAGCTGTCAAAATGACATTTAAATTTGGGTCTACCTTCACAACAAGTGGGGCAAGGGTCAAACCTGTAACAGTGAATAATGATGTCAGAATGTGCCAAGAGAAGAGACCACAGAGTAAAGTTATCCACACTATGCACTTTCCATGAAAATGAATATGGAACTTCAGAGAAACATGAGTGCCTaggaatataaatataacacTCTCTAACCAAGTTGTTTCCTAAATAAAGGGGATAAAATGCATTTCAAAATGGGCCTTGATGATTTTAGGACATGCCTCTGCACCAAGTAAGGGTACAAAATATGAAGTGAATTATgcagataaaaaaatatcgaGCATTCATATGCCCAAATCTACATATCAACACCCAAGAACATCAACCATGTTTCCACAAAACACTCAGCCAGAGCCAGTAAACCAAATAACAATGGGGTCAAGGCAAACTGTTCATCATCCCATTTAACACATCTCAAAATAAGTTTAGTACATCCATTTAGCAGTACAGAAATCAAAGAAAGCCAGCAAATTAAACTCAATGAATCAGAAAAAATGACATACCCGCCAGAGCCAAATTAGCAAGACGCTCATGGTTCTTCATTCTAAATCTTCAGGAATCTTGAACTGTCCCTCAATTTCCTAGAAAGACCATAGCAAATAACACGCATTCGTTTTacaatctatatatatagatacatATATAAGAGCCAATAAGTGAAATGTTTCGCCCATTTTTTCCCGCCAATACAGTATCTGTTGtgtaataggagtactatgcAAGATGAAGCATTAATACAGATGAGATAAACattggaaattaaaattagggcTCCATAAAACCATTATATCCTGTGAATACAATTATAATCTACAATTTTTTATCACTCATTTCCACTCAACAATTTCTGAATATTTACAATTGTATAGatccctaaaccctaaaccctataGATCACAGTGCATCACAAGCCTTccaccaaaataaataacatcCATCAGTCAATGAGAAATCAAACaagttaatatcaaaattcaatatCTCACAAATCTTATTATTCCAATTTTTAGATCcatcaattcaaaattcagaaaaaatgGGCACCGATtccaattgagaaaaaaaatgagcgAACTTGCAGATCTCAATATAAAATCCAACAAATAGTCGACTGAATtgggaagaaaaaagaagttgCGGTGGAGAAGAAGATGCAACATCGGTGAAGAAAAACTGACCTGAAAAGAAGACGGCGAAGCACAAGTCCACGGCGGCAGCGGCGGGGAAGCTGACGCCGAGAATAAGGACGAAAAGGGGCTGAGGCGACGACGGCGGTGAGAGACTGAGAGAGATGGCAAATGAGGAAATTATTTCCAatacagaaaataaataattaaataaattactatttcaCAAAGCCACGTAGCTGGACAACTATTCTACCAATAACATTTCGCCACGTCTTATTTACAAATATCTCTGTGACGCGACaagttattaattttatcaagcTCTTACACCGtcatcataaattcataatcagcatgtaaatttttcaaaacttaACTAAACAAACTTACTAATTCATTCGTTTATTAACAAAGAGTCACATACACTTATTTTCgacacataaattaaaataatgcgTTGAGCAGAtggtaaataaagtaagagaaaataaaataataaagatggAAAGAGTATAAACTAAGAGCttgtgaataaagtaagagaaaataaaataataaagatgaaAAGAGTATAAACTAAGAGCATTCATAATAGGGTGGACACTTTGGCTGGACACTTTGGCTGGACACTTTTACGTTTTTTGTTCATAGCCACAATAGTTGACACTTTTTTCAgccacatttcactttattttatttgttgtatattttaattcaattacaattaaaattatcggactaaaaataattagataaaaacggctaataaaacaaattaaaattgaaaactaaattttcaTCGGATTAATGTAAGGGAAAaattacaacgaaaatttGATCTACGGAAAATCACACATATTCTTCACGCTACGCCGCCTCCCCTACATGCCCATACCTCTTCAATCAAATCGACCTGGAGTTGGTCATGTGTTGTGCTCCTGCGTATATCAGCGAAACGTTGGATCAGATATTCATTACTACGTGGTACACCCATCTGTATCGGCGCGGAGGCAACGCCGTGACTTGTACTTGCACCATCTTCCGGTGCCCAACGTTCTGCAgcaaatccttcatcttctattatcatattgtgcaatatgatacatgcTAACATAATATTCGCGACATCATCTTCGTGTCAAACTCGTGTCGGGCAGCGTATAATGGCCCATCGCgcttggagcacaccaaaagcTCGCTCAACATCTTTCCTAGCGGCCTCTTGTTTTCGCGCAAAATATTGTCTCCTCGCTCCAGCCGGTTGGCGAAGTGTCTTGACGAATACGGGCCAACGAGGGTATATTCCATCTGCCAAATAGTATCCCCTGCGATACTGCGTGCCATTTGCTACAAAACTGATCTCTGGACCCTCTCCCCGGCACTCATCATTGAAGATAGGCGACGACTGCAgaacgttgatgtcgttgttcgaacctgcaacaccgaaatacgcatgccagatccgcAAACGGTAGTCAGCAACGGCTTCCAAGATCATCGAAGGATGTTTGCTTTTGAAACCAGTAGTGAACTGGCCTTTCCACGCCACCGGGCAGtttttccactccc harbors:
- the LOC125223232 gene encoding signal peptide peptidase-like; the protein is MKNHERLANLALAGLTLAPLVVKVDPNLNVILTACLTVYVGCYRSVKPTPPSETMSNEHAMRFPLVGSAMLLSLFLLFKFLSKDLVNAVLTCYFFVLGIAALGATLLPEIKGFLPKPWNDNIITLRLPYFQSLEVEFTKSQIIAAIPGTFFCAWYAKQKHWLANNILGLAFSIQGIEMLSLGSFKTGAILLAGLFVYDIFWVFFTPVMVSVAKSFDAPIKLLFPTADSARPFSMLGLGDIVIPGIFVALALRFDVSRGKDSQYFKSAFLGYTAGLVATIIVMNWFQAAQPALLYIVPGVIGFLAAHCIWNGEVKPLLAFDESKSKAEETDEDTNKKAD
- the LOC125221062 gene encoding uncharacterized protein LOC125221062, coding for MDDLWNEAWDSLIQEVQREADEEDEAAAAELAAAAIPRSNNDINVLQSSPIFNDECRGEGPEISFVANGTQYRRGYYLADGIYPRWPVFVKTLRQPAGARRQYFARKQEAARKDVERAFEDEGFAAERWAPEDGASTSHGVASAPIQMGVPRSNEYLIQRFADIRRSTTHDQLQVDLIEEVWACRGGGVA